The DNA sequence CTCCGGAGAACCGCCCATGTGGAACCACACCCCCCTCACCCGCCTCCTCAACATCCGCTACCCCATCGTCCAGGGGCCCTTCGGCGGCGGCTCCTCCTCGCCCGAACTCGTCGCCGCCGTCTCCAACGCCGGCGGGCTCGGCTCCTTCGGCGCCATGAACCTCGCCCCACACGAAATCGGGCCCCTCTGCGACGATATCCGCGCCCGCACCGACAAACCCTTCGCCATCAACCTCTGGGTCAGCACCGAAGACCCGGACGCCCGCGACCCCAACCTCCAGGCTCAATTCGATCGCGCCCTGCAGCCGCTCCTCCCGCTCTACCGCGAACTCGGCGTCGAACCGCCCCGGCCCGAACCGTTCGCGCCCCACGACTTCACGGCCCAGGCGCAAGCCCTCCTCGACGCCGCGCCCCCCGTATTCAGTTTCATATACGGCGTGCCCGATCCCGACTTGCTCCGGCAATGCCGTGAACGCAACATCATCACGGTCGGCGGAGCCACTACGGTCGACGAGGCCGTGGCACTCGACCGCGCCGGCGTCGACGCCATCGTCGCATCCGGTTTTGAAGCCGGCGGGCACCGCATGTCCTTCCTGCGATCCGCCGAAGATTCCCTCATGGGGCTCTTCGCGCTTGTGCCCCAGGTCGCCGACGCCGTCCGCGTCCCCGTGATCGCCGCCGGCGGCATCGCCGACGGCCGCGGGATCGTCGCCGCGCTCGCGCTCGGAGCCGCCGGCGTACAAATCGGAACCGCCTTCCTCGCCTGCGAAGAGTCCAACGCCGCCGGGCGCCACCGCCACGCCCTGCGCAGCGAACGCGCCTGGCACACCATCCTCACACGCGCCTTCTCCGGACGCCTCGCCCGCGGCATCCCCAACCGCGTCACCGCCGCCTACCGCGAAAACCCGGAACCCACCTTGCCCTATCCCATCCAGGCCCAGCTCATTCGCCCCCTCCGCGAAATCGCCCAGGCCCACGGCAACGAAGACTGCACCGCCCTCTGGTCCGGCCAATCCGCCCGCCTCATCCGAGACCGCCACGCCGAAACCCTACTCCAACGGCTCGTCGCCGAAGTAGACCGCCATTACGCGGCGCTCCAACAAGAAAGCCAATAAAACAGCATCCTGTCCACAACACGTGACCACCATCTCCCGGCCCGCCCCATCCCCCCTCCGCCCACCATCACCCAGGTGTGCCACAGACAAGCCCCCAAGCCTCGCCCGTGCAATACCACCAGCCCAATCAAGGGACGTACCGCCGCACAAACGCCAAACCCAACCCACAACACCCAACGTCCAAACCACACACCCAACCCCACCCACAAACCCCACCAAGCGGGGGTACGTCCCGGCCAGAGTTATCCCCCGTCCGCCCACCATCACCCCAAGCGTGCCACGGACAAGCCCCCAAGCCTCGCCCGTGCAATACCCGACCCACACGTTCACGCCCACCACCGCAGTCCGGTATAAACTGTCAACTGTCAACTGTCAACTGTCAACTGGCAACTTTCAACTGTCAACTGTCAACTGTCAACTGTCAACTGGCAACGACCACCCCTCCCGTGCCACGCGATGGCGCCCCAGCGCCTTCGTGTGCCAGGAGCAACACCAACCCACCACCTCCATCAACACCCCACACGAGCGGCGCAAAGGAGGCTAAAAGTCCGCCGCAGGCGGGTTGGGCATCCTGCCCGACGCAACAATAGCCCCCGACACCACAACACCCCACCCTTCTCCAACCCTCTCAAACCCCCGTGCCTCGCGATTCCGCCGCAAGCGGACTCGTGTGCCAGGAGCAACACCAACCCAACACCGCCACAACCACCCCACACGGGCGGATCAACTCCCAGAAAGCCGGACATCCTGCATGACCCACCCTTTCACCACCCCTGTGCCAACTGTCAACTGTCAACTGTCAACTGCCAACTGTCACCCGTCTTCACCCTCCGCAGGCGGCCCACGGCCAGCGCGCGGAGGCGGCGGCCGAGTTGGGCTTCCAACCTGCTCGGGAAGCTGGCCGTGCCCAGGGGGCGGCCGGTATGCGTGTTCCGGCGGGAAGGCCTCGGCAAAATCGGGGTCGATTCCCTGCGCCAGCACGTCGCGCCAGCACGTCGCGCCAGCACGTCGCGCCAGCACATCGCGCCAGCGGGCCTCGACGCCGTGGGCGTCGCGCCGGCGGTCGAGGTCGTGCAGGCCGTCGTCCTTTCGCTCCCCCACATGCGCCGACGCGCTGTACCACGGATAGCGCCGCGCATCCGCACCATCTTCGCGCGGTCGGGGTTCTGCTCGACGTAGTGCATCGCCTAGCCGTAGTGCGGCTCGTCCAGCGCGCAGGAGTGGAACCGCCCCAGCCAGAGATGCCCGCTGCGCTTGTGGAATTGGTTGACATACTGGCTGTAGCGCTTGTGCCGTCGCCGAAGGTCCGCCGTAGGCGGATTCCTCATCAGGCAGTGGCCGTGG is a window from the Candidatus Hydrogenedentota bacterium genome containing:
- a CDS encoding nitronate monooxygenase, which translates into the protein MWNHTPLTRLLNIRYPIVQGPFGGGSSSPELVAAVSNAGGLGSFGAMNLAPHEIGPLCDDIRARTDKPFAINLWVSTEDPDARDPNLQAQFDRALQPLLPLYRELGVEPPRPEPFAPHDFTAQAQALLDAAPPVFSFIYGVPDPDLLRQCRERNIITVGGATTVDEAVALDRAGVDAIVASGFEAGGHRMSFLRSAEDSLMGLFALVPQVADAVRVPVIAAGGIADGRGIVAALALGAAGVQIGTAFLACEESNAAGRHRHALRSERAWHTILTRAFSGRLARGIPNRVTAAYRENPEPTLPYPIQAQLIRPLREIAQAHGNEDCTALWSGQSARLIRDRHAETLLQRLVAEVDRHYAALQQESQ